Proteins from a genomic interval of Paenibacillus sp. RC334:
- a CDS encoding carbohydrate ABC transporter permease, with amino-acid sequence MNHTHTNHTLSPKLVRWTGKTVLWVFLLTTAILAIFPIVIVVLGSFKTNQELTSSATIWPQSWHFSNYVQAWKNANFSRFTLNSIFVSVATTIGTLLVASMSAYAVNRVHFIGKKAYSLLMASTLFISIGAVVLRPQFDLMVMLGLNKTLWGIIIILVSTHATCYFMLIGFFRGIPKDLDEAAMIDGCNFYSVYWRIVLPLLRPALAVAGLSAFQGSWNEYILPLVFTMSNPELQTLPVGLANLRYGIGAAAEVQLMMAGACLSILPLLVVYVFASKSFMQVTAGAVKG; translated from the coding sequence ATGAATCATACTCATACCAACCATACCTTATCCCCGAAGCTGGTGCGCTGGACTGGCAAGACAGTGCTCTGGGTGTTCCTGCTCACGACGGCCATTCTAGCGATATTCCCGATTGTCATCGTGGTACTCGGCTCGTTCAAGACGAATCAGGAGCTGACCAGCAGTGCAACCATCTGGCCACAAAGCTGGCACTTTTCCAACTATGTTCAGGCCTGGAAAAACGCCAATTTCTCCCGCTTTACCCTGAACAGCATTTTTGTAAGCGTGGCTACGACAATCGGTACTCTGCTGGTCGCGTCCATGTCCGCCTATGCAGTGAACCGGGTACATTTTATCGGCAAAAAGGCGTACTCTCTGCTCATGGCATCCACCTTGTTTATCTCGATCGGGGCTGTGGTGCTGCGTCCGCAATTTGACTTGATGGTCATGCTCGGTCTGAACAAGACGCTGTGGGGCATCATCATTATACTGGTCAGCACACATGCCACCTGTTATTTCATGCTGATTGGATTCTTCAGAGGTATTCCCAAGGATCTTGACGAGGCAGCGATGATTGACGGCTGCAACTTTTATTCGGTGTATTGGCGGATTGTGCTCCCGTTGCTGCGGCCTGCGCTTGCCGTTGCCGGGCTCTCAGCCTTCCAGGGCTCATGGAATGAGTATATTTTGCCGCTTGTGTTCACGATGAGTAATCCGGAATTGCAGACGCTCCCAGTAGGATTGGCTAATCTTCGGTACGGTATCGGAGCTGCCGCGGAGGTTCAACTGATGATGGCTGGCGCCTGCCTGTCCATTCTGCCGCTTCTGGTGGTCTATGTGTTCGCCAGTAAATCGTTTATGCAAGTTACCGCTGGTGCTGTCAAGGGGTAG
- a CDS encoding alginate lyase family protein yields the protein MNDYYLPQLELRRTAEYYARHFPGEAEASIAIADHAVVNEFIVPYTHDLSRWIPLGDPVDWLHNPSKDPEFTWGINRHWHMPDLGKAYLMNGNPQYVSAFINHYRGWRKQNPVPVVPSYEEAVFFQKLGPWRLLETGLRVQSWISAYKYMEDSSLLTEPFHAEFLQGLEEHAEFLTRYLGSTEINHAIMHMQGLFMIATFYHWHPRAPYWRQLAAERLELCLLHQVGPEGVQIELTTHYHNASIEMFGTPYLLGRLSGYPFSEWFGEQLRKMTAFTEGLIRPDHQSTGVGDSDWVGDGRQRLTLLGAILEDDELICRGAESSESLWLLGAEKYERYMQLQAAYKPSTASRAFPQTGYYVMRDEQQYLFFDAAAMGGAHGHADALNLEWMWKQQLFFTDTGRYTYEEGEWRHYFKSTRAHNTITVDGEDQTPYVSTQQWGTPAAEAKTYRWESNSRYHFIDASHDGYTRLSDPVTHRRWVLLGSEVPIMLLVDWLEAEAEHEMEQRFHLHPEAVVELLEGETGSLGASASLVYPGSSVKLAIQWTTAGLTEGRFTVSEQQGWVSKIYGSKAETPVLQGQAAFSGKAGILTVCLPEDSADNGEPLRLTAWEIDPARQRVEVSYVYGTASGTIVIDGTTLEWRDHG from the coding sequence ATGAACGACTATTACCTGCCGCAGCTCGAATTGCGCAGGACTGCGGAGTATTACGCCCGCCATTTTCCCGGCGAAGCCGAAGCGTCAATCGCCATTGCCGATCATGCTGTGGTCAATGAATTTATCGTGCCTTACACCCATGACTTGAGCCGCTGGATTCCACTAGGCGATCCGGTAGATTGGCTGCATAATCCCTCCAAGGACCCGGAGTTCACCTGGGGAATCAATCGGCATTGGCATATGCCGGATCTGGGCAAAGCATACCTGATGAACGGCAATCCGCAGTACGTCTCCGCGTTTATCAACCATTATCGCGGTTGGCGAAAGCAGAACCCGGTTCCAGTCGTTCCGTCCTATGAAGAAGCCGTTTTCTTCCAGAAGCTTGGCCCTTGGCGGCTGCTGGAAACCGGATTGCGCGTGCAGTCCTGGATCTCTGCCTACAAATATATGGAGGACAGCTCACTACTGACGGAACCGTTTCACGCCGAATTTTTGCAGGGGCTGGAAGAGCATGCTGAGTTCCTCACCCGGTATCTGGGCAGTACCGAAATTAATCATGCCATTATGCATATGCAAGGTCTGTTCATGATCGCCACATTTTATCATTGGCATCCACGCGCGCCGTATTGGCGGCAGTTGGCGGCCGAGCGGCTGGAGCTTTGCCTGCTGCATCAGGTTGGCCCCGAAGGGGTGCAGATTGAGCTTACGACCCATTATCACAATGCCAGCATCGAAATGTTCGGTACCCCTTATTTACTGGGCCGGCTGTCCGGTTATCCCTTCTCGGAATGGTTCGGCGAGCAACTTCGCAAAATGACGGCATTCACGGAGGGGCTTATTCGGCCAGACCATCAATCTACCGGAGTCGGCGACTCCGACTGGGTTGGTGACGGGCGGCAGCGGTTGACGCTGTTGGGCGCGATTCTCGAAGATGACGAACTGATCTGCCGGGGGGCGGAAAGTTCGGAAAGCCTGTGGCTGCTGGGAGCGGAGAAATACGAACGTTATATGCAGCTTCAGGCTGCTTACAAGCCTTCAACGGCGAGCCGAGCATTTCCACAGACCGGGTACTATGTAATGCGGGATGAGCAGCAGTATTTGTTTTTTGACGCCGCCGCTATGGGCGGGGCGCACGGTCATGCCGATGCGCTGAATCTGGAATGGATGTGGAAGCAGCAGCTTTTTTTCACAGATACCGGACGGTATACCTACGAAGAAGGGGAATGGCGCCATTATTTCAAAAGCACACGGGCGCATAATACGATCACGGTGGACGGTGAGGATCAGACGCCGTATGTGTCCACGCAGCAATGGGGCACACCTGCGGCCGAAGCGAAGACATACCGCTGGGAGAGCAACAGCCGTTATCACTTCATTGATGCTTCCCATGACGGTTATACTCGCTTGTCCGATCCTGTAACACATCGCAGGTGGGTGCTGCTTGGTTCGGAGGTTCCAATTATGCTGTTAGTCGATTGGCTGGAAGCCGAAGCGGAGCACGAGATGGAGCAACGGTTTCATCTGCACCCGGAAGCTGTAGTAGAGCTGTTGGAGGGCGAGACGGGTAGTCTGGGCGCTTCCGCTTCCTTGGTTTATCCGGGTTCTTCTGTCAAGCTTGCTATACAATGGACAACGGCCGGGTTGACGGAAGGGCGCTTCACGGTCAGCGAACAGCAGGGCTGGGTATCGAAAATATACGGCTCCAAAGCGGAGACGCCTGTGTTACAGGGACAAGCCGCTTTTTCAGGAAAAGCAGGCATTCTTACGGTGTGTCTGCCGGAGGATTCGGCCGATAACGGCGAGCCGCTCCGCCTGACCGCGTGGGAGATCGATCCTGCGCGTCAGCGGGTCGAGGTGTCCTATGTGTATGGTACCGCATCCGGAACCATCGTAATTGATGGCACCACGCTGGAATGGAGGGATCATGGATGA
- a CDS encoding helix-turn-helix domain-containing protein, protein MDHLKMCVMDDIQAVVKGISATIPWPDHNIEVVGTAGDGEHGWTLLLEKDPDIVISDIRMPKLNGLELMRRASGQCLRTKFIFISGYSDFSYAQEAIKLGASDYLLKPFTPPEILEAVLKVKKVIESERAKSEQLKQLEQKMDASHLQLRQDYLTSLLRQETGGRLSDSRWSDLHIDLEADKLMVMAIEMDCYTEYGYTLHLDDNEIIPFAIKNILDETLNLHTRGVVLHESKQRLAAIFNPPDGMETSELLELCRGNVEKFSKKTVSIGLGTMARGPREIHAAFVHAAKALAYRFYSEGNCVFRYTELAQEDFAAPDYPVEKEKELLYALRCGNKTSCHLMIDDIFHQWTLSQKFPEPLAMIRLLSGLAFAMYRAFCDEITEEERIQLEADLTALEENRSLTFGGWKSYINHFSSKGCEFVEKKRLRDVTQAIHRAREYIRLHLQENLTLHNCARAVHLSPSYFANAFKKETGMTLIQYITKMRMERAKELLIAGVQVQEISQMLGYEDRPYFSGLFKKYCGMTPTSFRQMYLK, encoded by the coding sequence ATGGATCACTTGAAGATGTGCGTTATGGATGATATTCAAGCCGTTGTAAAAGGGATATCCGCGACCATTCCATGGCCGGATCACAATATTGAGGTCGTAGGCACTGCAGGCGATGGTGAGCATGGTTGGACTCTTCTGCTGGAGAAAGATCCGGATATCGTCATCAGTGATATCCGGATGCCGAAGCTCAACGGTCTGGAGCTGATGAGGCGCGCTTCTGGCCAATGTTTACGCACCAAATTTATTTTTATTAGCGGTTATTCCGATTTCAGCTATGCGCAGGAAGCGATTAAGCTTGGCGCTTCCGATTATTTGCTAAAACCGTTCACTCCGCCGGAAATTCTGGAAGCAGTGCTGAAAGTGAAAAAGGTAATCGAGTCCGAACGGGCCAAGTCGGAGCAGCTTAAGCAGTTGGAGCAAAAAATGGACGCCAGCCATTTGCAGCTCCGCCAGGATTATTTGACCAGTCTGCTTCGCCAGGAAACAGGTGGCCGTCTAAGCGATAGCCGTTGGAGCGATCTCCATATTGATCTGGAAGCCGATAAACTAATGGTCATGGCCATCGAAATGGACTGCTATACCGAATACGGCTACACTCTGCATCTTGACGACAACGAAATCATTCCCTTTGCGATCAAAAATATTTTGGACGAGACGCTGAATTTGCATACCCGGGGTGTTGTGCTGCATGAGAGCAAGCAGCGGCTGGCAGCCATCTTTAATCCGCCAGATGGGATGGAGACTTCGGAGTTGCTGGAACTTTGCCGGGGAAATGTGGAGAAATTCAGCAAAAAAACCGTTTCGATTGGCCTGGGCACGATGGCCCGGGGACCCAGAGAAATCCATGCAGCGTTTGTGCATGCCGCCAAAGCGCTTGCTTACCGTTTTTACAGCGAGGGCAATTGTGTATTCCGGTATACGGAACTGGCGCAGGAGGATTTTGCAGCTCCAGACTACCCTGTGGAGAAGGAAAAGGAATTGCTGTATGCGCTGAGATGCGGTAATAAAACGAGCTGTCACCTCATGATTGACGACATTTTCCACCAATGGACATTGTCCCAAAAATTTCCGGAGCCACTGGCTATGATCCGCTTACTGTCAGGGCTCGCCTTCGCCATGTACCGGGCGTTTTGTGATGAGATCACCGAGGAAGAACGCATCCAGTTGGAGGCTGACTTAACAGCGCTGGAGGAGAACCGTTCGTTGACCTTCGGCGGCTGGAAGAGCTACATCAATCATTTCAGCAGTAAGGGCTGTGAATTTGTAGAGAAGAAGCGGCTCAGGGATGTTACGCAAGCGATCCATCGGGCCAGGGAATACATCCGCCTGCATCTTCAGGAGAATCTAACGCTTCACAATTGCGCTCGGGCGGTTCATTTAAGCCCAAGTTATTTTGCAAACGCCTTCAAGAAGGAGACAGGCATGACCCTGATCCAATATATTACCAAGATGAGAATGGAAAGAGCAAAGGAACTGCTGATTGCAGGAGTACAGGTGCAGGAAATTTCACAGATGCTCGGATATGAGGACCGTCCGTATTTCAGCGGTCTGTTTAAAAAGTATTGTGGCATGACGCCCACCAGTTTCAGGCAGATGTATTTGAAATGA
- a CDS encoding ROK family protein: MTGDAKPDTPTAWIAGIDVGGTKTLFCLAGVDGSIRGKRKLDTQLSRDPKSFMEWLFAELGQFCQAHGTKLSKLAGVGIGLPGVMNEQTGILSSAPALDWPAEDIRPWIAHNYEGIVVLDNDVNMAALGEQCKGAAAGCEHFIMITVGTGIGGALYLNGQLYKGVTFSAGEIGYFVIEMDRETLSAGKSGVLERFGALENHASGTGIALQAARCMEDGELCPVLSLQAAGGPVTAKHVFAAAAEGSQLAARVLDRAYHLMAVAIANLTITLNPQLVVLGGGVVEKNAEYAGELAERVSALSPVAVDIRKAALGNEAGAIGAVEAIRRALRGSGRLTES, encoded by the coding sequence ATGACGGGCGATGCTAAGCCGGACACACCTACCGCGTGGATCGCGGGGATTGATGTCGGCGGCACCAAGACCTTGTTTTGCCTCGCTGGGGTGGACGGGAGCATTCGCGGCAAACGCAAGCTCGATACGCAGCTGAGCAGGGACCCGAAAAGCTTTATGGAATGGCTGTTTGCCGAGCTGGGGCAATTTTGCCAAGCTCATGGAACCAAACTTTCCAAACTGGCTGGAGTGGGTATCGGCTTGCCGGGAGTGATGAATGAGCAGACAGGCATTCTGTCCAGCGCTCCAGCACTGGACTGGCCGGCAGAGGATATTCGCCCGTGGATTGCGCACAACTATGAAGGAATTGTGGTGCTGGACAATGATGTGAACATGGCGGCGCTTGGGGAGCAGTGCAAGGGTGCAGCGGCTGGCTGTGAACATTTTATAATGATTACGGTCGGCACTGGCATCGGCGGTGCGTTGTACCTGAACGGGCAGCTGTATAAAGGGGTGACCTTCTCCGCTGGGGAGATCGGGTACTTCGTGATCGAAATGGATCGGGAGACGCTGTCCGCAGGGAAGAGCGGTGTCTTGGAGAGGTTCGGGGCGTTGGAGAATCATGCTTCCGGTACTGGCATCGCATTACAGGCGGCGCGTTGTATGGAAGACGGGGAGCTGTGCCCGGTGCTCTCGCTGCAGGCGGCTGGCGGTCCGGTCACGGCCAAGCATGTCTTCGCGGCGGCTGCAGAGGGCAGTCAGCTCGCGGCCCGCGTGTTGGACCGGGCTTATCATCTGATGGCCGTTGCCATCGCCAACTTGACCATCACACTTAATCCACAGCTTGTTGTGCTGGGTGGCGGCGTCGTGGAGAAAAATGCGGAATATGCTGGCGAATTGGCCGAACGTGTCTCCGCATTAAGTCCTGTTGCTGTGGACATTCGCAAGGCGGCACTCGGCAACGAAGCGGGCGCGATCGGAGCGGTCGAGGCCATCAGGAGAGCGCTCCGGGGCAGTGGGCGGCTGACGGAATCTTAA
- a CDS encoding cupin domain-containing protein, with translation MIIENGEAKTHVIDGSSSRKILGMGGTLMMVEVTFRKGGVGEVHSHDKHEQVSYIVKGSFEVRVGDETRILKAGDSFYAGYNVLHGVKALEDSVILDVFNPFREDFLEDQQ, from the coding sequence ATGATTATTGAAAATGGGGAAGCCAAAACGCATGTCATTGACGGAAGCAGCTCCCGCAAAATTCTCGGTATGGGTGGAACGCTGATGATGGTGGAGGTCACCTTTCGCAAGGGCGGAGTCGGAGAAGTCCATTCCCACGATAAGCATGAGCAGGTCAGCTATATTGTAAAAGGAAGCTTCGAGGTCCGAGTCGGCGACGAGACGCGCATTCTCAAGGCGGGAGATAGCTTCTACGCGGGTTATAACGTTCTGCATGGCGTGAAGGCGCTGGAAGACTCCGTCATTCTGGATGTGTTCAATCCCTTCCGCGAAGATTTTCTTGAGGATCAGCAATGA
- a CDS encoding sugar ABC transporter substrate-binding protein encodes MVKKWIILTLSAVLALSLGGCSSDSGNNDAPADSKGTTGAKTKIIYWTPDRHDADFMKAKVDKFNQTNRDNIEVEMNVMGDNYPQAVDISFASKQAPDVLQVNDFQTYYKKGYLAPINSYMSDEMKATFKDSLIENKNTIDGKIFTLPNTGQIWRLIYNKDIFKKAGIATPPTTLADMVVAAKKITEVGKSEGIYGFASPFKSGNGFWRAANTIAGVSNNTGIDGYNYKTGQFDFGMYKDIALALRQMKEDGSMLPGVENLDIDPLRAQFAQGKIGMYINHSAEPGVYKDQFPTTENWGAVPVPSIDGTIKGASQIIGGSYIGISADSAHKEAAWKFMEYVYSKELQSEYYEKGYGISLIPAVLSSGKKPSIPGIEGFLPKRVDAIYPANPSIITESSLEGMKWAEAFNVFVFTGGDVNAIIKDLDTRYNTSLEKLRASGTTNIVADPNFDAAKLQGKLSTEE; translated from the coding sequence ATGGTTAAGAAGTGGATTATCCTAACACTGAGCGCAGTCCTGGCCTTGAGCCTGGGCGGCTGTTCATCGGACAGTGGCAATAATGACGCTCCGGCCGATTCCAAAGGAACTACGGGAGCGAAAACCAAAATCATTTACTGGACGCCTGACCGCCATGATGCCGATTTCATGAAAGCAAAGGTTGACAAGTTTAACCAGACAAACCGAGATAATATTGAAGTGGAAATGAACGTTATGGGCGACAATTATCCGCAGGCGGTGGACATCTCGTTTGCCAGCAAGCAGGCTCCGGATGTACTGCAAGTCAACGATTTCCAGACCTATTACAAGAAAGGCTATCTGGCCCCGATCAACTCCTATATGAGCGACGAGATGAAGGCGACCTTCAAAGACAGCCTGATCGAGAATAAGAACACCATCGACGGCAAGATATTTACCTTGCCCAACACCGGGCAAATCTGGAGACTGATTTATAATAAAGATATCTTTAAGAAAGCAGGCATCGCTACTCCTCCCACAACGCTTGCCGACATGGTGGTTGCGGCCAAAAAGATTACAGAGGTCGGCAAAAGCGAAGGTATTTACGGCTTTGCCAGTCCGTTCAAGAGCGGAAACGGCTTCTGGCGGGCGGCGAATACGATTGCAGGCGTCAGCAACAATACAGGCATCGACGGTTACAATTACAAAACAGGCCAGTTTGATTTTGGCATGTACAAGGATATCGCTTTGGCGCTGCGGCAAATGAAAGAAGACGGCAGTATGCTGCCGGGAGTGGAGAATCTGGATATCGATCCGCTACGCGCGCAATTTGCCCAAGGTAAAATCGGGATGTACATTAACCACTCGGCTGAACCCGGAGTGTACAAGGACCAGTTCCCGACCACCGAAAACTGGGGAGCGGTTCCCGTGCCGTCTATTGACGGAACCATTAAAGGGGCATCGCAAATTATCGGCGGTTCCTACATTGGTATCAGCGCAGATTCCGCCCATAAGGAAGCGGCCTGGAAGTTTATGGAGTACGTGTACAGCAAGGAATTGCAAAGTGAATACTATGAAAAGGGTTATGGAATCTCCTTAATCCCAGCCGTGTTGAGCTCAGGCAAGAAGCCGAGTATTCCGGGCATTGAAGGATTCCTGCCAAAACGGGTTGACGCTATTTATCCAGCTAATCCAAGTATAATTACGGAAAGCTCTTTGGAAGGCATGAAATGGGCAGAAGCCTTTAACGTATTTGTATTCACCGGCGGTGATGTGAATGCCATAATCAAGGATTTGGATACCAGGTATAATACATCTCTGGAAAAATTAAGAGCATCTGGTACTACCAATATTGTAGCTGATCCCAATTTTGATGCTGCCAAGCTACAGGGCAAATTGTCCACAGAAGAATAA
- a CDS encoding sensor histidine kinase, with protein sequence MRLSFYKLSLKKRIQLLFIFLAILCISVTGICSYLFAARSIERNALQLKQGILKKSVQVMDEHLRHIVVSSYSFMLNETFNQVMKDVRSNNAVNYYQNLSLLQTSFAQLKLVEPLIDTAYLSTPIGDFFSTKDFPDRTKHFSEEYGTYTKQIGWNTLWIGTHRNELFQWKGNVLSLLLKPTVLDNHYIPNVYMVVNMREQAMRAILEQDLMNNQVQLFLLQKDGTMVIQPEARQYDFNTEREFIDHFSRGGEGDFHYTNAKGEELLVNYNTLSMNEDWVMVSIQSKADLLYPLKKIRWLIIWIMLFCIVLALILSNLLASALLKPLHKLQSLMAKVEYNDLDVRFNSRYEDEVSSVGHTFNRMLDQIQLLIQEVRTSEQDKRKSEVKALQAQVDPHFLYNTLNTIFWKSESGEKKDVSEMIVSLSLLFRLGLNNGNDITTLKQEIKHVEQYLQLQQKCYEDLFTYSIHVENLSYLSISMLKILLQPLVENSILHGFRDKAVLGSIFIKVYRQGEFLLLQVTDNGCGMDAEQMEKAVYEHNADRKGYALSNLRSRLSLHYGGVGFHYVQEYSRHRDDRYHHNPVYVGGHNGSLEDVRYG encoded by the coding sequence ATGAGACTCAGTTTCTACAAGCTTTCTCTGAAAAAGAGAATTCAACTGCTATTTATTTTCCTGGCCATATTGTGCATCAGCGTGACGGGGATCTGCTCTTATCTCTTTGCCGCTCGCAGCATCGAGCGCAATGCCTTGCAGCTTAAGCAGGGAATTTTAAAAAAATCAGTGCAGGTGATGGATGAACATCTCAGGCATATTGTAGTTTCGTCTTATTCCTTTATGCTGAATGAAACGTTCAACCAGGTGATGAAGGATGTGCGCAGCAATAATGCTGTCAACTATTATCAGAATCTGTCCTTGTTGCAGACTTCGTTTGCCCAGTTGAAGCTGGTGGAGCCGCTGATTGATACAGCTTATCTGAGTACGCCAATCGGCGATTTCTTCTCCACCAAAGATTTTCCCGACCGGACGAAGCACTTTTCGGAAGAATATGGAACCTATACAAAGCAGATAGGCTGGAATACCCTGTGGATCGGGACCCATCGCAACGAGCTGTTTCAGTGGAAAGGCAACGTGCTGTCGTTGCTGCTAAAGCCGACGGTGCTGGACAATCATTATATTCCGAATGTATATATGGTTGTGAATATGAGAGAGCAAGCTATGCGGGCCATTCTGGAGCAGGATCTGATGAATAATCAGGTTCAGCTTTTTTTGCTACAAAAGGATGGAACGATGGTGATCCAGCCCGAAGCCCGGCAGTATGATTTTAATACAGAACGGGAGTTTATCGACCATTTTAGCAGGGGAGGAGAAGGGGATTTCCATTATACGAATGCCAAGGGAGAGGAATTGCTGGTCAATTACAACACACTATCCATGAATGAGGATTGGGTGATGGTCAGCATTCAGTCCAAGGCCGACCTGCTATATCCGTTGAAGAAGATCCGCTGGCTGATCATTTGGATTATGCTGTTCTGCATTGTGCTCGCGCTTATCTTGTCCAACCTGCTGGCCTCCGCTTTATTGAAACCGCTTCATAAACTACAGAGCCTGATGGCTAAGGTGGAATACAATGATCTGGATGTGCGGTTCAACAGCAGGTATGAGGATGAGGTGAGCAGTGTTGGCCATACATTTAACCGAATGCTGGATCAGATTCAGTTGCTGATTCAGGAGGTGCGGACTTCGGAGCAGGACAAGCGCAAATCCGAGGTCAAGGCGCTTCAGGCGCAGGTGGACCCTCATTTTTTATATAACACGTTGAATACTATTTTTTGGAAAAGCGAAAGCGGCGAGAAAAAAGATGTTAGTGAGATGATTGTCTCCTTGTCGCTATTGTTCCGGCTAGGACTGAACAACGGGAACGATATCACTACCTTGAAACAGGAAATTAAGCATGTCGAGCAATATTTGCAATTGCAGCAAAAATGCTATGAGGACCTATTTACGTATTCGATCCATGTTGAAAATCTATCATATCTTTCCATTTCAATGTTGAAAATACTACTTCAGCCGCTGGTGGAGAACTCCATTCTGCATGGGTTTCGAGATAAGGCCGTGCTTGGCAGCATCTTCATCAAAGTGTACCGCCAAGGCGAGTTCCTGCTGTTACAAGTGACCGACAACGGCTGCGGAATGGATGCTGAGCAGATGGAAAAGGCTGTGTACGAGCATAATGCGGACCGCAAGGGTTATGCGCTGTCCAATCTCCGGAGCAGGCTCAGTCTGCATTACGGGGGAGTCGGCTTCCATTACGTTCAGGAGTATTCCAGACATCGAGACGACCGTTACCATCACAATCCCGTTTATGTAGGAGGTCACAATGGATCACTTGAAGATGTGCGTTATGGATGA